In Deltaproteobacteria bacterium, the following proteins share a genomic window:
- a CDS encoding SDR family NAD(P)-dependent oxidoreductase, whose product MGLLDGKVAIITGAGGGLGRCHALLLAKEGAAVVVNDLGGSRDGKGGSSSMADQVVKEIQAAGGQAVANYDSVATVAGGENICKTAIDAFGKVDILVNNAGILRDMTLIKTDEASWDIVVQVHLKGTYCVTRPVFTHMKERGQGGVIVNTSSTSGLIGNFGQCNYGAAKAGIAGFTRCLALEGKKYGIRVWGLAPVAVTRLTEDLPGMGSDQVKEALGPDKVSPAVLYMVSDLSKDKTGKFLFAGGTKVAELKIVASEGVKNPKGVTAQDIAAAEDKVFLPDVPFNMMG is encoded by the coding sequence ATGGGTCTACTGGACGGCAAGGTCGCGATCATCACTGGCGCGGGCGGCGGACTCGGGCGCTGCCACGCGCTCCTGCTCGCGAAGGAAGGCGCGGCCGTCGTCGTGAACGACCTGGGCGGGTCGCGCGACGGCAAGGGCGGCTCGAGCTCGATGGCCGATCAGGTCGTGAAGGAGATCCAGGCCGCGGGCGGACAGGCCGTCGCGAACTACGACTCCGTCGCGACCGTCGCCGGCGGCGAGAACATCTGCAAGACCGCCATCGACGCGTTCGGCAAGGTCGACATCCTGGTGAACAACGCCGGGATCCTGCGCGACATGACGCTGATCAAGACCGACGAGGCGTCCTGGGACATCGTCGTGCAGGTGCATCTGAAGGGCACCTACTGCGTGACGCGCCCCGTCTTCACGCACATGAAGGAGCGCGGGCAGGGCGGCGTGATCGTGAACACGAGCTCGACGTCGGGCTTGATCGGGAACTTCGGCCAGTGCAACTACGGCGCGGCGAAGGCCGGAATCGCGGGCTTCACCCGCTGCCTCGCGCTCGAGGGCAAGAAGTACGGCATCCGCGTCTGGGGGCTCGCGCCCGTCGCCGTCACGCGCCTGACCGAGGACCTGCCCGGAATGGGCAGCGACCAGGTGAAGGAAGCGCTCGGCCCGGACAAGGTCTCGCCGGCGGTGCTCTACATGGTGAGCGACCTGTCGAAGGACAAGACCGGCAAGTTCCTGTTCGCCGGCGGCACGAAGGTGGCCGAGCTGAAGATCGTCGCGTCCGAGGGCGTGAAGAACCCCAAGGGCGTGACCGCGCAGGACATCGCGGCGGCCGAGGACAAGGTCTTCCTGCCCGACGTCCCGTTCAACATGATGGGCTGA
- a CDS encoding cytochrome c, with the protein MKAHATAWLFLLGTAVLATSAAAETPENNYMLRCQGCHRPDGSGIPGAVPPFPGVIAGFLATPAGRAFIVRVPGVANAPLSDAEVAQLLGWIVRRFDAANVPGDFVDYTAPEVAALRRQPLLRIADEREAILSELERGR; encoded by the coding sequence GTGAAGGCGCACGCGACGGCATGGCTCTTCTTGCTCGGCACCGCCGTCCTGGCGACGAGCGCAGCCGCCGAGACTCCGGAGAACAACTACATGCTTCGCTGCCAGGGCTGCCACCGCCCGGACGGGAGCGGCATCCCCGGGGCGGTGCCTCCGTTCCCCGGCGTGATCGCGGGTTTTCTCGCGACGCCCGCGGGTCGCGCCTTCATCGTGCGCGTGCCCGGCGTCGCAAACGCCCCGCTAAGCGACGCCGAGGTCGCGCAGCTTCTCGGCTGGATCGTGCGCCGCTTCGACGCAGCAAACGTCCCGGGCGACTTCGTGGACTACACCGCCCCGGAGGTCGCCGCGCTGCGCCGGCAGCCGCTGCTGCGGATTGCCGACGAGCGCGAGGCGATCCTCTCGGAGCTCGAACGCGGGCGCTGA